A stretch of the Alnus glutinosa chromosome 6, dhAlnGlut1.1, whole genome shotgun sequence genome encodes the following:
- the LOC133871554 gene encoding uncharacterized protein LOC133871554, giving the protein MSSSLVSIIEGESLVARRALNTQIKIDDMEQQRENIFHTRCYVNNKEFEDVFLEEISSGLPPIRGIEHQIVFIPGAVIPNRPAYRSNPEETKELQRQVEDLLSKGYVRESMSPYAVSVLLVPKKDGTWRMCVDCKAVNNITVKYHHAIPRLDDMLDKFAKGIEVDEEKVKAIKEWPMPKGITKDRQPIAFFSEKLSGAALNYPTYDKELNAFVRALEMWQHYLWPKEFVIHTDHESLKHLMSQGKENIDADSLSQRYILLTSLSAKILGFEYVKDVYANDADFSNVYIACDKTAFDLMPLPIDERSSLDGHRKAELVKLIHERLRLQIAQKNEK; this is encoded by the exons atgtccagctccttggtttccatcataGAAGGTGAGTCTCTTGTTGCTAGGCGTGCTCTCAATACGCAAATTAAGATAGACGATATGGAGCAACagagagagaacatatttcatactagATGTTATGTAAACAACAAG GAGTTTGAGGATGTATTTCTGGAGGAGATTTCGAGTGGGTTACCACCCATTAGAGGCATTGAGCATCAAATTGTTTTTATACCTGGAGCCGTTATTCCAAATCGACCAGCCTATAGGAGTAATCCggaggagaccaaggagcttcaaaggcaagttgaagatttgttAAGTAAGGGgtacgtgagggagagcatgagcccatatGCAGTATCAGTGCTACTAGTgccaaagaaggatgggactTGGAGGATGTGTGTTGATTGCAAAGCGGTCAACAATATTACGGTAAAGTACCATCATGCCATTCCtagattagatgatatgcttgatAAATT tGCAAAAGGTATTGAGGTGGATGAAGAGAAAGTCAAGGCTATCAAGGAGTGGCCAATGCCTAAAGGCATCACTAAg GATAGGCAGCCCATAGCCTTCTTCAGTGAGAAGCTAAGTGGGGCAGCCCtgaattaccccacttatgacaAAGAACTTAATGCTTTTGTTCGCGCTCTAGAGATGTGGCAGCACTACCTTTGGCCTAAGGAATTTGTGATCCACACCGATCATGAATCATTAAAGCATCTCATGAGTCAAG GTAAGGAGAACATTGATGCTGATTCTTTATCACAGAGGTATATACTTCTTACTTCTCTGAGTGCTAAAATACTTGGGTTTGAATATGTGAAAGACGTGTATGCCAATGACGCTGATTTTTCTAATGTGTATATAGCGTGTGATAAAACGGCATTTG ATTTGATGCCTTTACCTATTGATGAAAGGAGTAGTTTGGATGGACACAGGAAGGCCGAATTGGTGAAGTTAATTCATGAGAGGTTACGGCTTCAAATTGCAcagaagaatgaaaa GTGA